The Spodoptera frugiperda isolate SF20-4 chromosome 8, AGI-APGP_CSIRO_Sfru_2.0, whole genome shotgun sequence DNA segment ttaaatagatataaaagaaGTAGTTTCtgatataaaaagttatttgttttttttccttgttaacattttaatttgattgataTTTGGAGAGTAAATATTGAATAGAATAAACAtacttatacctacttaaaataaccactattattttaagtatttattggtattttttctCAGTACACAACTTTGCGCCTTCTGTTTGAAATGTACTGTATAAGTCAgaatacatataaaacatttctttttaattttccagTGTCACTAAGTTGGAGACTCCATTTTGAGTTTGTGACAACCAATGAGAAGCTCTTGCCTAACCCAGAAGAGAAAGATTGGACTGCCCCCTTGAATGTACCCATAGAAACCATGGTTTGGAACCTTCCAGTCAAGATATATTCCACTTTACCCAAACAGATCACACAGCATTCAGTCGGCAATGATGCATAcactatgtatataaaataggACTAGTGGATGTTagataagtataataattatgtattagtgTTAATTTAGTTCATTCCGGTATCTATACAttgtatgatttaaattattaatagtttatgtaatgaaatgaaatgaatctAGAGATTTTaaggaataatattatttacatagaatTGATGTAACTATtaagtgtaaatattattttattaatgtaatgtatgagccctatgtaatattgataatgtaaaaaatagatagatttgatatttacaattatttattaaaacagtacttaaaattaaaaacaaatgtttttcaTTCATCATCAACTGATTCTTTGTCCCAATCTTTCATCTTAGCGCCCATCATGAAGTCATctctgaaattaaaaaaataaaggcaTGAGCACTTCCTATCAATactaattcaaaattataaataagagTAATTTCTTCATTGTATAAAGGTAAAGGGAGAATTTTTAATAGAGATAAGATACTATTTCTCCACACAACTGATAGCCCCTACTAATTAGGATTATGTTCATCTCAGCACCACCATGTAGAAAAACACAGTGTATAAAGCTACTACTAAATAAtgacaaataaattgaataaaactaaaacacccAATAGTCATATAACTAACTCAATCATGATCAATATCATCTCAGTCATAAGACATCCACTGGTGAACATCTCCTTAATcaatcacattaaaattataaatgtgaaagtttgtttgtttggatgtgtgCATGTAATGTGGTATACAAACGGTATGTGCTGAATTGggtagatactttttatcccacagaaatgcagccaaagccgctggcagaagctagtaatttctcaatagtttaagaaaaattatacaaaattaccTCAGAGCGCTCCATCTAGGCTTGTCCTCATCTTTTACTTCACTCTTAGCAACCTTTGCTTCTTCATCCACAATAACTGATTTACTCTGTCCCATTAGTGTGTCCAAAAAGGCCCGCTTatcaaacttttttaatattttttcttttttaccttCAGACAAATCATTTCTATCCATTTCTTTTTCTAATGTCTTTTGTTGATTCCTAACAGCATTGAAAAGTTGGACTACACCTTTTGTTGCTATTTTAGTTAATATTCTTTCTCTGTCTTTTTCTAGTATGTTTGGTTTTACTCTTATTGATGGTTTTTCATGTTTCTGTAAAGATAATAAGTTTTTAAGGATTAGTGAAAGTAATATTACTTTTAGTGTAAGTTTCGAGATATgaatataatgtattattttatgttgcaTAATACTAagcaaaacatacataatattatggcaAAAACAAGCATTATAAAACACATTACTGTGtatgttacaaataataatttagttaatataaaatgataCCAACCACTTTCTTAGCTGGAGGTTCTGACACCTCTGCTTCTTTCTTCAGTACTACTGGCTTTTTCTCTTCAGTCCCATCTCCTATAACTTCAAATGCAGGCTTCTCTTCCTTCACAGCTTTTACTATTTCTGAGTGTTTTTTAGCTCTTGATAAAACTaaagttttcttatttttaggcTTTGTGGATCCTAAGATCTTTGCTACAGAGTCTGCCCAACCTTCATTGGTAACTAGAGGGCCTTTGTCGTCTTCATCTTCGTCTGATGCGTCTTGTGAACTGCCTGCATCGTCACTTTCATCCTCATCTGCGTCAGACGCTTCATTCTCATCGTCATCCTCATCCCCATCCTCACCGTCAGGCTCATCACCATCGCTTTCAGCATCCGCCTCGATTCCATCTTCAGCTTCTTCATTATCTTCCACTTCATTATTTTCTGACGCCTCAGATTCCTCAGCACTTGATGAGTCTGATTCTGAATCcactacaaaacaaataatcattttaataacacGTTTCATAAGTTTTGACTCAAAATCAtgcataaaattcaaattacttACTTGAAACTTTAAGGACGGGCTTATTCATTGTTTTAGCTACAACCAtacttttaaatatacaataaagCGGCTTGGTTAACCTTAATATTActcaataaatgaaatatttatattttcaaaacgTTTCACGTGTGTTCAAGTCTCGAATCCACATGCGACTTTGACGTTTAGATGACAGATGACAATGACACTGACAAAAATGGCTGCTGACAATTTTAAAAGTTGCAAAACTACGACAGTtttcattttatcaaaattccGAAGAAACATGATTTTGATTGcagaaaaattttaaaagtgcTTGAAGTAACAAAATGGTTTTCTCGATCATACCCTTTCCGGTCTCCACTCACATCTTAAAAACCAAAAAGCGTATAAATTGTGACGTATAAACAGGAATAACGAAACgtagaattgtttttaaaaataaaatacagctgATCGACAAGGCAAGAGAAGTTTTGTTTCATTCGTGAGAAAATGGTGGTTTAGTCCTAAACATGGCAGCGGGTTCTGCAAATCCTCTACCTTATGTTTATAAAAGGGAATACGGAgatataagtaatattaaatcAAATTTCTTTAACAAACGTTTAGCTGTTGCAAAGAATTTGTACCGACGGGATCTTTTGTGCCATTTTGGATGTGTGAACGCTATAGAGTTTTCCAGCAATGGCGAATTACTTGTATCAGGTATgtcatttcatatttattctaattacTTTCCTGTAGACGGCATGTTGATATTAATAACTTACTATATAACTGGTAATATCTCCAAAACAGGCGAAACGTACTTGAATATAACAAATAGggccaatttattattttaattaagtacgtCCGTAACCAATGAATGATAAACAAGTAGGTTGCGGTTTGATGATCacaattttatctatttataaacaatatactGTAGTGCTGCTTCATGGGATGATGGAAAATAAGTGCACTCTTTAATTGACGTGATTAAAATCGAAGATGGGGCTTCTATATGATCTATGATATGAGATATTTTTTAGTTTGCGGTTGATCCTGCCTTTATTTACTACGCAACACTCCTAGATTAGAGACTAATCATGATGATGTACAGGTGGCCAGGCTACAGGTGAACACTAGATTATAACAACCACCTGTTTACTATTGATTTTCCAATTTGAATAAACTTTGGTCATCAATTTGAATAAACTTCAATGTAGTTATTCTCTTTTGAGTATACTTTACTTTATACCACACATCCATTGTATAAAgctgtttaaaaacaaacttgtatGCCTTTTGATATTTTACTACTGTGTGTATAGAATTGTAGACTCCATACTTGTGATGGTCATGTTAAGAATATGGTTATGTCTCAATCAAATACAGCCACAGCCCTTTtgtatatgttttaaaattagttttgcaATGTATATGCTATCCATATCCACCTTATAGTATTTTTACTAATGTGTGCATAGAACACAATCTTTATCAACCTACTGCCAACATTATAATAAGATCATCTTATGGCAGAAATTACCAAATTGAAACtataactttataatttataaataaaggaaattTTGCACTGACATcaaattatgttataaacttATAACATAGTTTATAGGATTTTTATAACTAACCAATAAACAGAGTtgtcatagtaaataaatatctaattctaACTAGTTCCAACtagcattaataaaaaaatcaatgaacaAAGACAGTGGTTCTCAAAGATTTCTAGACAAATTCAACAAAATCAAGTGATTTAGATAAGGAAGGTGGGTCTTGAGTTTGGTAACTTTACCAaactcattaattaattaattaaaccatTAACAATGTGAAAAATCAAATACAGATTGGTTGGTTAGTGCATTATTTACAGACATGGCCCCTAAAAAAATCAGCAGAAATATTGGCTACTAACCCTTTACagcataaaatttattatagcACTTAgaatgattttaattgaatcaATTATTCACAATATATAGAATTTTCAAACATCCAATTTATCGGAGTTGATCATAGGTTAATTTcagcttttaataaaataaacagcatTATGTTACATATTAATAATGTGTTGTTATCAGGTGGGGATGACCGGAGGGTGATGCTATGGCAGTTCGGACAAGCGATTCTCGACAAAGGCAAGCCGGAGCCTATGAAAGGCTTGCACCAATCAAATGTGTTCTGTCTCGGTATCACAAATGACAATCAGAAGATATATTCTGGTGGTAATGATGATATCGTAAGTTTGATTTTTCATACTATCATAAATGTTATTCCAATtcgtaaattataaaaatcatttagtAATAACCATTTGTTTAAAACTGTTAAGCAATTTTTAATTGTTCGACATATTagatttcacattttttttttaaatattgtctgaagttttttctatttcttgcttttaatttcttaaattTCTTAACTTAAAATTATGATCTATATGGCCTCAAGATATTGAATTCTACATTACACAAGGCTAACTACCATTTAATCCTTACACCCACAATGCACTGAAgagacactttttttttttttttttttttgaggggggaaaatcatccaatgacttttcccgccttgggcgaggcgagagggagtgtcagactcttactgactaaaaaccaccccgttccttctcctccctttcgagccggagccccagtaaacccgctaggttgtccgcagctccggatactgaagagatactaaattaacaaactttaaaaataaaatttccccaactatacttatgtacatatgtCACACAGGTGATAGTACACGACACAGAGAGCAAATGCCCACTAGAAGTGCTACAACATCAGAGAGCAGTCTGCAGCCTCAGCATCGACCCGTTCAATGAGCGAGTAGTCACCACTGCTGGCAATGACGGACGACTCCTGCTCTTTGATACAAGGCAATCTGTGCATGGTAAGATTATGTTAAGTTTTGATAAACAAGTTAGAATTATACTAGTATAATTagcaactagctacttccgcgcggtttcacccgctctgcttggctcctattggtcatagcgtgatgttttatagcctatagcctttctcgataaatgcactacacaacacaaaaagaattattcaaattggaccagtagtcccggagattagcgcgttcaaacaaacaaacaaactcttcagctttataatattagtatagatacttAAAcctactgtacccttagtacgaatttacaCTTGATGGGAACGAAACGAGACTGTGTTCGTTGCTCCGATTAGTTGGtccattcgcaccggccaatcagcgccgaacgcggtctcgtttcgtttatgTATTAAGTGCACACTTCCGCTTACTGTGTTGGTGCTCGAACTAATACTCTCTACTACTACTCGAAGTATAGTGccatattgaaattataatgcCATTTTGATCTATATAGTTCTTTATtaactactagctacttccgcgcggtttcaccagctctgctcggttcctattgatcgtagcgtgatgatttatagcctataaacttcctcgataaatgcgctatccaacacaaaaagaattattcaaatcgggccagtagttcctgagattagcgcgttcaaacaaacaaacaaacaaacaaacaaactcttcagctttataatattagtatagattagtatagatttcgCCTATACTGTAACAATAGCCTATTAGTTATAGTTTATATAACAAGTGTTACAAAGTATGGTAATATGTGGTTTCCTCCCACTTAAGCTTGAATTAAAAAGGATTTGTATTTAAAACGGTTTCCATTATCATTTGTTACAGAATCCCTGGTCATATCTCGGTGTCGCAAAGCATTCCACGGTGTGATGTTCCACCCGTCGCAGTCAGGCATACTCACCTCGGCTAACGCACGTGATGGAGCCGCTTTGTGGGACCTGAGGGCACCTAAACAGTTAGTATTTATAGGACATCTTcctaagaaaatatattttactgtttGTGTTTGGAACATAAGGTGTTCGGATATGCGCAGTCGTTTTGAGTAGTTCatcttacttttaatttgtacgttatttaatattactattCATATATTCATCTAAAATTTCATCgtttcgtgagtaagccgataacataataattaatttagtatgtctcacgaaagttacaataaaatcataaaatttcatttacgtaattgaaaaataaatataatatttttctacattCGTTCTTTCCGTTAAAGAAAACACTGATgaatgttgatgaagtgaaagaggcatataagattcgtagtaattggcgttccagtgtctctgcctaccctcatgggagacaggcgttatgtatgtgtgtatgtcgtcctttaaaattaaattctaagCAAAACTATTATCGTCCACAGCCCCGTCATCCGGTATGCAGGTGGGAATGGTACTTCCCAGAACTGTATGAGTGTTCGTTTCAACTCTGCTGGCACCCACATATTGGCCCTCCGGAGGCGACAGGCTCCAGTCCTATACGCTGTACATTCCTCGGAGCCCGTGGCAGAGTTCTTCCACCAAGACTATTATAACTCCTGTACGATGAAGAGCTCTACATTCGCTGGAGAGGATGACAAGTTCGTCATGTCAGGGTCTGATGACTTCAACCTCTATATGTGGAAGATACCGGAAGATGGTGCTGGTTACTGTAAGTTCATTATCATAGATTCTAATGAAATCTACTCATTATTAGAGACAACAAAACAGTTAATTGTCTGCCTTGGTATGGGCTCGAAGGTAAGCGTCCATACGCCCGCATCATacacatcgcacgcatcgtacgcatcgcacgcatcgtacgcatggcacgcatcgtacgcattccgtatgacgttattggtacgcatcgcatgttgcgtcattgccgatgatgcggtccgtacgatgcggatcagtggacgtagttgtatgaggttctatacaagacaaactcaAATTCGTtgcgtgcaatgcgtacgatgggggcctgtggacgcttaccttaagaaGCGGTGCCAAATTcaagttttacaataaataataataaattaatcagtaAGTAGAAGGCAGAGAGTGTATTATGGTTATATTTCATGTTACAGATGTACCGGTGGCGCCCCCACACATAGTCTTGTACGGCCATAGATCTATAGTCAACCAAGTGAGGTATAACCCACACTATTGTCTCATTGCTTCATCCGGTGTAGAGAAAATTATAAAGGTAAGCTTTCAACTTAAGTAGGTCTTTATTATGTTGGAAATAAAGACTATTATAAAAGTAGTTGTGCATCATATGctgaacacaattccaaactccatgctattactgagaagtTTCTAATAAGTAAaccaatattaatttttttttaaatcaatgcaAGGAAATTTCAATCTTATTACTGAGCTATAACTGCTATTATTATGTTTCACCCCAAATCTTACagattttcaatagattttctactttaataataaagcaataaagTTCATAATCTCTTGCTCCAGGTGTGGTCAGCGCTGGAGTTCCCGAAGATGCGCGGCACGTTACTGGAGGAGGCGCAAGGCTCGGACAACCCGCGGGAAATATACAGCCACGAGGATTATGTCTCCCTGGTACATCACAGTGGCCAAGTTGGTGTttgttgtctctttctaacccTTTGTTATTTATTGCCATTACTTTCTTTTAACTTTTGACTCATCAGCCGGAAGATGTCCAATGTTCAACAAAGGCCTCGcccttaatttaaaaatgttgactatgtatttattattattagtgtgTTTCTAACAGTATGGAGATATGGTTAGGTTTCTCTCTAGTTAGTGACTACTTGATTCGATCCGAACTTACAATGTAatctttacttatattttttgtatataacaCAACATCTAAAAGTATGGAACCGATTTAACTTATTTCTTACTGTTACATAGATTATTTCTGAGTAGATTATATTTAcaactagaaaaaaataattttatcctTAGAAAAATACGTACTATAACCATGccaaagtataaaaataaatcaacacatacaattaaaatattgacaataaGATACACTATTCCAACATGACATGTTCTATATCTACAAATAAACTTTTCCCTTTTTAGTACATTTCACACAACTACGCGGACCAGTCGACGAGCGAGGACCCGCGGATGATGGCGTTCTTCGATTCCCTGGTTCAAAGGGAGCTGGAGTGTTTGGGCGACGAGACGGACTCACTCGATGGGTCCAGCTCCTGTCACTCCACACTCGATAATGATTCGGACTCATCTGATACTGACCAGATTATCTTGGACTTTCTGCCGTTGCCACGGAAACGAGGTTAGTTACATCGAAATCAACGTCATTGACCATtgcacttttcatcatttgtgttataaatccccatataatagggggtgaacctattgccatatactgggtacaattccagacttcgtgctactactgccGAAAAATacgcagtaatactttgcccgggaATCGGCCccagaccccttgtccggctgtcgcacttgcgacgcaaacaacgaggcagtcgaatGAACATCAAgttttttgtgttatattataacGTAACACGTATTAAATGTTTCATGGATTTCAACTCGTCTAATCAACTTAAAGTTTTGCTATGTGGACTATTTcttaataattaaagttttgctatggattatttcttaataatatgataatattttataaaaatcagtgAGAGTCTAATTAAACGTTTATATCAATTAGTTACAGCAAATCAGAATGGGAATCGCAGTCAACGTGTCCCCAACAGACTGGCGCGGCTGGTTGCACAGCGGTATCCGAAGAACTTACGCTCGCAGAAGAGGGGATCCCTCAGGTATAGCCTTTAAACCTTTATAGAAGCAtacttttttgtaatgttaatttataattggAATATTGATGAAGTTTCTTTCTCTTACTTTTggcatacaaaattattttgtgaccCATTTTGAAGGGGAATGCTTTTCTGACTGTTTTAACGctacaaaatctttttatatgTTGATTGAAACGGAAAATATATATATGATTTAAACACGCGTGTTATTACGCGTTAATACAGGAAagatgtaataatttaattcatcaTTAGTTAGTTGTTAAGTCTTtgtctaaccgccgtactcagtcatttaatggttacttaaaccagtccttagcaattgtttgccatacaaaatctttactaaggattagtttaagtaCTCATTAAgtaactctgagtacgacaaTATGAGTCTGGTGTTATTGCAGGCGGAGTAAACAGTCCCGTGTGTCGCTGAGCAAGTCGAGCAGTAAGTGTGTGAGCGGCGCCAGCGGCAAGGGCAAGCGGCCCGTGAGCCGCCGCGTGCGGGGCCCGcgccgccccgcgccccgcacgCTGCGCCCCGCCAACCACTCGCACTCGCGCGTCTCTGCGCCGTCCAGCGAACGGACCGACTCCGACGAACCCACGCACAGCATGTTCCGGAATAGTGGCAGAGTATGTACAACACTGATGCTAATAACCGACATCTCAATACAATCTAaatttgtgttatttaaaaatgtgtatttgtctTTCTCAGATGATCAGACCTCCTCTACGGCGACGTGTAAACCTCACAAGGACTGCAAAGAGAAAAAACAAAGTCACTAGTTATAGAAAACCACTAAATTTAAGAAGTAATGGTGAGGGTTATCgcaattgtattataattatctctTATATcattgacaaataaaataactgctTGTCTTTTTGTCTTTTCTAGGAGCAGCCATGGCACAAGACAGTagtgataataataacttttctaaCTTTGATAATTTTGATGACAACTTAGCTCAACCAAGCACTAGCACAGGTAAagcatgtttattttatattgatctCAGGGCAATCAACCTCATAGATCTACAATTGATCAAcattatattctttttattcaGGTTATAGGGGCCAAAGCACATCAGGACTATTTAGAATAGTGGAGGTAGACTCTGATGACGACCAGTCAGTGAGCAGCCGGCCAATATCTCCACGAAACCAGAACGGCAACCAAAGCATTCCGCAAAACCTCGTCAGCATTATACCGACACCTATCAACGGGTCGCGGGACTCGCTGGGAGAGTCTCTGCGCGTCGAGCCGCCTGAGTCAGAGAGCAATAACTCGTCGCCTCCACCTCCAGAACACAGGCGGATGAACCTACGAAGAGTTCGACGGAATGGTCGGCTCAGCCTACATAGGTCAGACTCAAGTGAGTCCCCACCTCCCAAGGAACCAGCAGATCGGGCCAGCACATCGACCGCAGTGGAACAGCATTCGCCCAAGGTAGGATACAACAGGACTGTCGCAAGACTCATGAACGAAACCAATGAGAGTGAGCTAGAAAGTAGCTGTAGTACCGAGAGCTGTAGTATGTGGCCTCCGGCTGAAGCTTGCACCCCGGACAGTGGAGTGGGAACAGTAGCCGGCAGCAGTACCAGGAACCCACAACCCACAGATGACGTCTCCGACGACCCAGAATATCAAGCCTTCAAATTCCGACAGCGAGTGAAAAAGGCGCGGCGCAACTACAGAGAACACATGGACTCGGACTCTAACTGAACTGAATAGATAGTTACATGAATTGTGTTCTATGATAATGTAGTGGTTCTGTAAGTGAACTATCCAATGACTGCATCTATACTATTATTGTTACGTACTACTAAGAACATTTATTGCATTCCAATAAACttagccgtagaattttgacataagctccatacaaaatgtgtcaaaattctacggctcgtaagcaaatttaccgatcggtagtttattggaacgcgccgttagTTGGCATCCTATGGATACTGTAACAGTGTTATGTTGTTAGCCTTCATCTTGATGTAACAAGCGCTGAGGACTGAGAAGAAACAAGTAGTCACATCCTATGTATAACAGAATGTTTGTAGAGCTAATTTACTAAGCTGTCGCACGCTAAGGATTTGAGTAAGACTAGACTGCACAAATTCCTAATGTACCAACAAGATCTTGACAACAAATTGAAGTGTTGTTCTGCATAAAAGGTTTTGcttttgtatagttttattattatgacgaTATATGtgatctaattattattatcaaatatgtAACTTAATCTAGTATTTAAGAACCATCAATGTTCCCCTAAAAAGGTTGTTAGCATAAATCCATGCaaatataaatacttgaatTGTAATTTGGTTGTTTgttctaaaaaacaaaaacaacatcactccttttatccccgaaagggtaggtagaggtacacattacggtacgtaataccgctatacaatgtacacccacttacttttcaccatttgtgttataagtcccatgtaataggggtgagcctattgccatatactgggcacaactccagactacgtgctactactgagaaattttcgaaaaaccgaaaaaagtccagtactaccttgcccgacccaggaatcgaacccgagaccttgactagcagtcgcacttgtaataggggtgagcctattgccatacactgggcactaattcatactccgtgctactactgagaaattttcgaaaaaccgaaaaatgcccagtactaccttgcccgacccgggaattgaaccgcAGACCTTGActagcagtcgcacttacgaccactcgacgcCTCGCACCCACGAGCCAGTTGTTTGTTCTACCTCTGCATTATTCACCTGCTAACTGTGTTCAATCTATTGCTCGATTATAACGTTTATCGATCTGATGATTGCAAC contains these protein-coding regions:
- the LOC118275574 gene encoding RRP15-like protein, giving the protein MVVAKTMNKPVLKVSMDSESDSSSAEESEASENNEVEDNEEAEDGIEADAESDGDEPDGEDGDEDDDENEASDADEDESDDAGSSQDASDEDEDDKGPLVTNEGWADSVAKILGSTKPKNKKTLVLSRAKKHSEIVKAVKEEKPAFEVIGDGTEEKKPVVLKKEAEVSEPPAKKVKHEKPSIRVKPNILEKDRERILTKIATKGVVQLFNAVRNQQKTLEKEMDRNDLSEGKKEKILKKFDKRAFLDTLMGQSKSVIVDEEAKVAKSEVKDEDKPRWSALRDDFMMGAKMKDWDKESVDDE
- the LOC118275573 gene encoding DDB1- and CUL4-associated factor 5, whose amino-acid sequence is MAAGSANPLPYVYKREYGDISNIKSNFFNKRLAVAKNLYRRDLLCHFGCVNAIEFSSNGELLVSGGDDRRVMLWQFGQAILDKGKPEPMKGLHQSNVFCLGITNDNQKIYSGGNDDIVIVHDTESKCPLEVLQHQRAVCSLSIDPFNERVVTTAGNDGRLLLFDTRQSVHESLVISRCRKAFHGVMFHPSQSGILTSANARDGAALWDLRAPKHPVIRYAGGNGTSQNCMSVRFNSAGTHILALRRRQAPVLYAVHSSEPVAEFFHQDYYNSCTMKSSTFAGEDDKFVMSGSDDFNLYMWKIPEDGAGYYVPVAPPHIVLYGHRSIVNQVRYNPHYCLIASSGVEKIIKVWSALEFPKMRGTLLEEAQGSDNPREIYSHEDYVSLVHHSGQYISHNYADQSTSEDPRMMAFFDSLVQRELECLGDETDSLDGSSSCHSTLDNDSDSSDTDQIILDFLPLPRKRVTANQNGNRSQRVPNRLARLVAQRYPKNLRSQKRGSLRRSKQSRVSLSKSSSKCVSGASGKGKRPVSRRVRGPRRPAPRTLRPANHSHSRVSAPSSERTDSDEPTHSMFRNSGRMIRPPLRRRVNLTRTAKRKNKVTSYRKPLNLRSNGAAMAQDSSDNNNFSNFDNFDDNLAQPSTSTGYRGQSTSGLFRIVEVDSDDDQSVSSRPISPRNQNGNQSIPQNLVSIIPTPINGSRDSLGESLRVEPPESESNNSSPPPPEHRRMNLRRVRRNGRLSLHRSDSSESPPPKEPADRASTSTAVEQHSPKVGYNRTVARLMNETNESELESSCSTESCSMWPPAEACTPDSGVGTVAGSSTRNPQPTDDVSDDPEYQAFKFRQRVKKARRNYREHMDSDSN